Genomic segment of Thermotoga sp.:
TGCTGAGGTGGATCCTATCCTACTACACCGGTGGTACGAATGCTCCTCCTCCCGTTGAACTCGACCTGGAGATCAAAAACATGGGATTTTCTTTCGACGTGAAGCAAAACGTTTCACAAGACGTCATCAAGCTTTTGCCAGAAGATTTCGAATGGAAAGTAAAAAATGCTATTGAGACCGTGCTCAGCTCAAAAAACCAATCCGAGTACAGAAGGAACGTGAACAGAAACGCCAATCTCCTATGGAGAGAGATAGAAAACAAGATCTCCGCTGTTCAGAACGATATTGCTGACCTCTTTGAAAGAACTGCTCCAAAAAGGGTTCATCTTTTGTGGCTCAGATATCTCCTGTATGGACTTCTTTTGATCGTCTTCAGAAAGAAGTATCAACTGACCCTTCAGCTGATTCTCGCTTCGGAAATCCTGTTTGTATGGGCCACGGATGCGATTCACTTGAACACAATCGAGAACATGCTCTTTTCAAGCGTTCTGGTTTTTGCCTTCATCTTCTTCAATCTTCTACTCATCAGAAGAAAAAGGTACGGATACCCTCTTCTTGCTGCTATCTTTTTGATACTCCTGTTCGTGCCGTCTTACATCTCCGTCCAGGAACTTGGGATGGACAGCGAATTCGAAGAGTCTCCCTACTACGATCAGCTGAAATCAGAGGTCTTTGAAAGCAGTACCTCCAGGGTGAAAGAAATACTCAGAGAAATGTCAGCGGTATCACTAGCTAGCAAAGAACACACAAAACAACTGGTGGAATATCTGAGTCTCGTTCCAGAGAAGTTTTTAAAAGAGGACGCTTTGAAGGAATTCGAGCCAACTCCGAGCGGTATCTTTCTTTTGGTAAACGAACGCTCTCAATTCTTCTCCACATCGAACTTCGAAAGGCGTCTGAAAATCGCAAAAGAGATGAACAGCAAGCTGGAAGACTACCTCTCAGAGGAAAGGGCCAGGTACGGGCGTTACAAAGGTGCTCTTGAAAGCTTGAAACGCCTGGTGAAGAAGATTTCGGAGTACACTTCAAACAAGTTCGTGGATGACTTTGAAGAAGATCTGAAAACCTCTCTGAACAGGTATCCTTTGATAACCGATGTGTCTTTCATTATCACCGGGGAGCGAAAATACCCTTCATTGAAATCTTATCAAACAATCTCGGGATTGAAGGAAATCTTCTGGTTTCTTCTATTGTTCTTTGCCGCACTTCTGGGGGGAAGATACGTTCTAATTCCGGTCGGAGCAACTCTATTCGCAACTCTTTCGACTGCCATCAACTGGAAACATCTTGAGGTGTTCGTGGAAGGTGGGATTTCTCCGATTGCCCTCGAAACTTCTGCTGTGCACACTTTTCATATGGAGATACTTCTGATCGCCGTTTCGGCCGTTATCTTGTACAAAAATTTCGTAAAAGGGAGGGTGAAACCATGAGGAAGGCTCTCATGGTAGTTTTTCTGGCCTTTGCGATCGCGCTGTTCGGCTTTAAGGTCGTCATGGTGACGGACATCGGTGGTCTTGGTGACAAGTCTTTCAACGATGGAACCTGGGCGGGAATAAAGAAGGCGGCAGAGGAATTGGGAATTGAGGCGAAGGTGATTCAGTCTTACGAACAATCCGACTATGTACCAAATCTCAGCAAGGCAGCGGAAGAGGCAGATTTGGTCTTCGCTGTAGGTTTTATGATGACAGACGCCCTCTTCAAAGTTGCAAAACAGTATCCAGACACGTACTTCGTGGGAATCGACATCACACCACCAGAGGGACAGACCCTTCCCAACGTGATCACCTTCACGTTTAAGGAACAAGAAGCCGCCTTCCTCGTCGGATACGTTGCAGCCGCCATGACACAGACAGGAACGGTCGGCTTTGTTGGAGGCATCCCCATCCCCCCGGTGGAGAGGTTCAGGTATGGCTACGAAGCAGGAATAAAGACCTACTCTGTTCTTCACAAAAAGAATGTGAAGATACTGAGGGGTTACACGCAGGATTTCGAAGACCCCAAAAAGGGTAAGGACCTCGCGATGTCACAGTTCGCCGAGGGTGCGGACATCGTGTTCCACGCCTCTGGAGCCTGTGGAAATGGTGTTATAGAGGCTGCCAGAGAAAAATTTTCCGCCCTCGCAGGTTCTGACAATCTCGTTGACTTGATAGACTACTACGTAGAAAACAAAAAGGGCTTCTTCGCCATAGGCGTTGATATGGATCAGGATTACATGGCTCCCGGTGCCGTTCTTGCGAGTGCGATGAAAAGAGTCGATGTTGCTGCTTACTACGGCGTCGTCTGGGCATACGAGGGAACGTTTGAAGGTGGTCACAAAGTCCTTGGAATCTCTCAAGATGCGGTCGGAATAAGTCCGATGAAGTACACGAAGGGAATCGTACCAAACAGAGTCATAGCAGAGCTTCTCTATCTTGAAAAACTCATGAAAGACGGCACTCTCAAAGTTCCCGAGACACAGGAAGAACTCGACGCGTTCGAAGTGCCGAAGATAGAATTCCCGTTCTGAGGGGGGAGTCCCCCCTCCTTCACTTCAGGGGTGATTCGGTGGAATACGCCGTCGTGATGAAAGGCATCGTCAAAAGATTTCCGGGAGTTCTGGCGAACGACCATGTCGATCTTTTCGTGGAAAAAGGAGAGATACACGCCATTGTGGGCGAAAACGGAGCGGGAAAGACCACGTTGATGAAACAGCTCTACGGTCTTTTGAGACCCGATGAAGGAGAGATATACATAAACGGAAAGAGAGTTGAGTTCTCCGGACCCGCCGATGCCATAAAATACGGAATAGGCATGGTTCATCAGCACTTCATGCTCGTGGGCAATCTGACTGCCTACGAAAATGTGATAATCGGTATGGAACCGAAGAAAGGATTGGTTCTGGACAGAAAAAGAGCAAGGGATGAAGTGAAAAGACTCTCGGAAGAGTACGGTCTCATGGTGGATGTCGACATGAAAATAGAAGACATGCCTGTTGGTCTTCAGCAGAGAGTGGAAATCATAAAAACTCTCTACAGAGGTGTCGACATTCTCATCCTCGACGAACCAACAGCGGTCCTGACACCACAGGAGACGGAAGAACTGTTCGATATCCTGAAAAGATTGAAGAAAAGTGGAAAAACAATCATCTTCATTTCCCATAAATTGAACGAAGTCATGGTC
This window contains:
- a CDS encoding BMP family ABC transporter substrate-binding protein encodes the protein MRKALMVVFLAFAIALFGFKVVMVTDIGGLGDKSFNDGTWAGIKKAAEELGIEAKVIQSYEQSDYVPNLSKAAEEADLVFAVGFMMTDALFKVAKQYPDTYFVGIDITPPEGQTLPNVITFTFKEQEAAFLVGYVAAAMTQTGTVGFVGGIPIPPVERFRYGYEAGIKTYSVLHKKNVKILRGYTQDFEDPKKGKDLAMSQFAEGADIVFHASGACGNGVIEAAREKFSALAGSDNLVDLIDYYVENKKGFFAIGVDMDQDYMAPGAVLASAMKRVDVAAYYGVVWAYEGTFEGGHKVLGISQDAVGISPMKYTKGIVPNRVIAELLYLEKLMKDGTLKVPETQEELDAFEVPKIEFPF